In Altererythrobacter rubellus, the following are encoded in one genomic region:
- a CDS encoding A/G-specific adenine glycosylase, producing the protein MTASTKTIEHALLHWYDVHARDLPWRNPPRRAVPNDPAWPYRVWLSEVMLQQTTVAAVKPYFAKFIETWPTVEALAAADEADVMSAWAGLGYYSRARNLVKCAREVATSGGFPKTEAELRELPGLGPYTAAAIAAIAFDERAVVVDANVERVVSRLFNIEEPLPGARKAIRARAEEITPAKRAGDFAQAMMDLGSSLCTTRDPKCLLCPLAGMCEAKAGGDPARLPVKAPKKPKPERKGRAFWIERDGPDGTEIWLVTRPGTGMLGGMRALPDDGWSAQADGSGMAPFAGAAQTLGAVRHVFTHASLTLEVVRLDAAPGGEGEWWPLQKIEDVGLPTLFAKAARLALAQR; encoded by the coding sequence GTGACCGCCAGTACGAAGACAATCGAGCACGCTTTGCTCCACTGGTATGATGTGCATGCGCGCGATCTACCCTGGCGCAATCCGCCGCGACGGGCTGTGCCGAATGATCCCGCTTGGCCTTATCGCGTTTGGCTGTCTGAAGTGATGTTGCAGCAGACCACTGTGGCTGCGGTGAAGCCCTACTTTGCGAAGTTTATTGAGACTTGGCCGACGGTCGAGGCTCTCGCAGCGGCCGACGAAGCCGATGTTATGAGCGCCTGGGCAGGGCTGGGCTATTATTCGCGCGCCCGCAATCTGGTGAAATGTGCGCGCGAAGTGGCGACAAGCGGAGGGTTCCCGAAAACAGAGGCTGAACTGCGCGAATTGCCGGGCTTGGGCCCGTACACTGCCGCTGCGATTGCCGCGATCGCGTTTGATGAGCGCGCCGTGGTGGTTGATGCAAATGTCGAGCGGGTAGTATCGCGGCTATTCAATATCGAAGAGCCATTGCCCGGTGCCCGCAAGGCTATCCGAGCGCGAGCGGAGGAGATCACCCCCGCGAAACGCGCGGGCGATTTTGCCCAAGCGATGATGGACCTTGGCTCATCACTCTGTACCACGCGCGATCCCAAGTGCCTGCTGTGTCCGCTGGCCGGGATGTGCGAGGCCAAGGCGGGCGGCGATCCGGCAAGGCTACCCGTCAAGGCACCCAAGAAGCCCAAGCCCGAGCGCAAGGGCCGCGCATTCTGGATCGAGCGGGATGGCCCCGATGGCACAGAGATCTGGCTGGTCACACGCCCCGGCACTGGCATGTTGGGCGGGATGCGCGCCTTGCCCGATGACGGCTGGAGCGCGCAGGCAGACGGATCAGGCATGGCTCCTTTCGCGGGAGCTGCCCAAACGCTTGGTGCGGTGCGGCACGTCTTCACTCATGCGTCACTCACGCTTGAAGTGGTGCGGCTCGACGCGGCGCCGGGGGGTGAGGGCGAGTGGTGGCCGCTCCAGAAAATAGAGGATGTGGGGCTACCGACACTCTTCGCCAAGGCTGCGCGACTGGCGCTGGCGCAGCGTTAG
- a CDS encoding serine hydrolase domain-containing protein, with the protein MAFREFDSPQISRRSLLRGGGYLAAGGALTTLPLSGSILRAHDVGAMWPNVAAMTKSYLSSNKVPNLLVAFGRGQDDIAHTVGGGTLSFRSSQQVDLDSLYRIYSMSKPVTGMATMMLVDEGKIGLDQPVAEILPEFSNMQVMVDPEGSLDNTVPAERPITIRQLLTHTAGLGYIIGVKGPLLAAYAQNGLVGGRVSRMPIPGLPEFTPAPDLATWSERLASLPLVAQPGKKWIYSASIDLLGRVIEVASGQDFESFLQQRIFEPCGMGSTYFTVPQSEVGRLTTNYGVNEMLPVPLPIDPGATSIYLDKPSVPSGGGGLVSSARDYDRFLRMLLGYGKIDGRRVMGELAVRVGTSNLLPKSVDTAGSWIEGEGHGAGGRSTGTSFGWGGAAGTLASVDFGLDMRVGLFTQYMPAEAYSIRADFLSAIEQDLTVMRGAA; encoded by the coding sequence ATGGCATTCCGCGAGTTTGACTCCCCCCAGATTTCCCGCCGTTCACTTCTAAGAGGCGGCGGTTATCTCGCCGCTGGCGGCGCGCTTACGACGCTGCCACTTTCGGGCAGCATTCTGAGAGCCCACGATGTCGGCGCGATGTGGCCCAATGTCGCGGCGATGACAAAAAGCTATCTTAGTTCCAACAAGGTGCCGAACCTGCTTGTCGCATTCGGCCGCGGGCAAGACGATATCGCGCATACGGTTGGCGGCGGAACGCTATCATTTCGAAGCTCGCAGCAAGTTGATCTGGATTCGCTATATCGCATCTATTCGATGAGCAAGCCGGTCACAGGCATGGCGACCATGATGCTGGTCGACGAAGGCAAGATCGGCCTGGATCAGCCGGTTGCGGAAATCCTGCCTGAATTCAGCAATATGCAAGTGATGGTCGATCCCGAGGGTTCACTCGACAACACTGTACCGGCAGAGCGGCCCATCACAATTCGCCAGTTGCTGACCCATACCGCAGGGTTGGGATACATCATTGGCGTGAAGGGGCCTCTACTCGCAGCCTATGCGCAGAACGGGCTGGTTGGCGGGCGGGTTAGCCGCATGCCTATTCCCGGTCTGCCCGAGTTTACACCTGCGCCCGATCTGGCAACCTGGTCAGAGCGGCTGGCGAGCCTGCCCCTTGTCGCACAGCCGGGCAAGAAATGGATTTACTCAGCCAGCATCGACTTGCTGGGCCGGGTTATCGAAGTTGCATCAGGGCAGGATTTTGAAAGCTTCCTGCAACAGCGGATTTTTGAACCGTGCGGTATGGGCAGTACATATTTCACTGTCCCGCAAAGCGAGGTTGGCCGACTGACCACCAATTATGGTGTGAATGAAATGCTGCCCGTTCCGCTGCCAATCGATCCTGGGGCCACTTCTATTTACCTCGACAAGCCAAGCGTGCCGTCCGGTGGCGGCGGCTTGGTCAGCTCCGCGCGCGACTATGACCGGTTCCTGCGCATGCTGCTGGGCTATGGCAAGATCGATGGGCGCCGCGTTATGGGCGAACTTGCGGTGCGCGTCGGCACATCCAACCTTTTGCCAAAATCGGTGGACACAGCGGGCTCCTGGATCGAAGGCGAAGGCCATGGTGCAGGCGGTCGTTCGACTGGCACCAGCTTTGGCTGGGGCGGGGCAGCCGGCACACTCGCCAGCGTAGATTTCGGGTTAGACATGCGTGTTGGTCTGTTCACGCAATACATGCCGGCTGAAGCCTATTCGATCCGGGCAGATTTCCTTTCGGCCATCGAGCAAGACCTTACTGTAATGCGGGGTGCAGCTTAA